The following are from one region of the Novosphingobium humi genome:
- a CDS encoding phage tail sheath subtilisin-like domain-containing protein, producing the protein MTVPFVNTPSNLRIPLFFAELDPSKANTAQATQRTLLVGQIISGGTYTAGTPVRVASAAEAVTGGGKGSILSQMAAYYALNDSAGEVWALPLADAGGATAAAGTLAVTGTATAPGTIALYVAGVLVPIAVSTGDTASVIAANIVTAINGSDGRVGGNPAMIACGLPVTASATGANVTVTARNAGLLGNDIDLRVNFLGTAGGEALPAGVTIAITAMAGGATNPALTTPLTNLSDQAFDFIVCAQTDSAALTALKAFLADTAGGRWNPLSQIYGHVWTAMRGTAGTVAAAAAAQNNQHLTIVPFYDGPNPVWGWAAAFAGAGAQSLRNDPGIPLQFLPVQGLLAPIMASRYLQPVRNTTLLYSGCSTWLVDATGTVQMERIITTYVANAQGAADNSYLNVETLYTLMFVMRFMRSWVQTKYARCKLAADGTRVKANSRVVTPAVIRADIIASYLTLEEDFALVQQSDAFAQNLIVEKDQTNPDRVNVLWPGTLINQLRQFATLFQFRLI; encoded by the coding sequence ATGACCGTGCCTTTCGTAAATACGCCGTCGAACCTGCGCATTCCGCTGTTCTTCGCCGAACTCGACCCATCGAAGGCCAACACCGCGCAGGCGACCCAGCGCACGCTGCTGGTGGGTCAAATCATCAGCGGAGGAACCTATACGGCGGGCACGCCGGTGCGGGTTGCTTCGGCGGCCGAAGCGGTGACGGGCGGCGGGAAGGGCTCGATCCTGTCGCAAATGGCGGCCTATTACGCGCTCAATGACAGCGCGGGCGAAGTATGGGCGCTGCCCCTGGCTGATGCCGGGGGCGCCACAGCGGCCGCCGGCACGCTGGCCGTAACCGGCACGGCCACTGCGCCCGGCACGATCGCACTCTATGTTGCGGGGGTGCTGGTTCCGATTGCGGTTTCCACGGGCGATACGGCCAGTGTCATCGCCGCCAATATCGTGACCGCGATCAATGGTTCCGATGGGCGGGTCGGCGGCAATCCGGCAATGATCGCCTGCGGCTTGCCGGTGACGGCATCGGCCACCGGCGCCAATGTCACGGTGACCGCGCGCAATGCGGGCCTGCTGGGCAACGATATCGACCTGCGCGTCAACTTTCTCGGCACCGCCGGTGGCGAGGCATTGCCCGCCGGGGTGACCATTGCGATCACGGCCATGGCCGGCGGCGCGACCAACCCGGCGCTTACCACGCCGCTCACCAATCTTTCCGATCAGGCTTTCGATTTCATCGTCTGCGCACAGACGGACAGCGCGGCGCTGACTGCCCTGAAGGCCTTTCTGGCCGACACGGCGGGTGGCCGCTGGAACCCGCTCTCACAGATCTATGGCCATGTCTGGACCGCCATGCGCGGCACCGCAGGCACCGTGGCTGCCGCTGCCGCCGCGCAAAACAACCAGCATCTGACGATCGTTCCGTTTTACGATGGGCCCAATCCGGTCTGGGGCTGGGCGGCTGCTTTCGCAGGCGCGGGCGCGCAAAGCCTGCGCAACGATCCGGGGATCCCGCTGCAGTTTCTGCCGGTGCAGGGTCTGCTGGCTCCCATCATGGCGTCGCGCTACCTCCAGCCGGTCCGCAACACCACGCTGCTCTACAGCGGCTGTTCGACTTGGCTTGTCGACGCCACCGGGACGGTGCAGATGGAGCGCATCATCACCACCTATGTCGCCAATGCTCAGGGGGCGGCCGACAATTCCTATCTGAACGTCGAGACGCTCTACACGTTGATGTTCGTCATGCGGTTCATGCGCAGCTGGGTTCAGACCAAATATGCCCGCTGCAAGCTGGCCGCCGACGGAACGCGCGTGAAGGCGAATTCCCGCGTCGTGACGCCTGCCGTGATCCGGGCCGACATCATCGCCTCCTATCTCACGCTCGAGGAGGATTTTGCGCTCGTCCAGCAATCGGATGCCTTTGCGCAGAACCTGATCGTGGAAAAGGACCAGACCAATCCTGATCGCGTTAACGTCCTGTGGCCGGGAACGCTGATCAATCAGCTGCGCCAGTTCGCCACCCTGTTCCAGTTCCGCCTGATCTAA
- a CDS encoding phage tail tube protein translates to MSAIAGTLSITIDGTNYAVSGSGTYLVSSSNRETLTGQDGVHGYKEMPQAGHIAWTGRDSNAFKIADLNAADGVTVVAVLANGKVIIAKNAWRDGEPAEVNTEDGTFSIRFASASVKEQ, encoded by the coding sequence ATGTCCGCCATTGCGGGAACCCTGTCGATCACGATCGACGGGACGAATTATGCTGTGTCCGGATCGGGCACCTATTTGGTCAGCAGCAGTAACCGTGAAACCCTCACCGGTCAGGATGGGGTCCACGGTTATAAGGAAATGCCGCAGGCGGGTCATATCGCCTGGACCGGCCGCGACAGCAACGCATTCAAGATCGCCGACCTCAATGCGGCCGATGGCGTCACCGTTGTGGCGGTTCTGGCCAATGGGAAGGTCATCATCGCGAAGAACGCCTGGCGCGATGGTGAGCCGGCCGAGGTCAACACCGAGGACGGCACCTTCAGCATCCGCTTCGCCTCGGCCAGCGTGAAGGAGCAGTAA
- a CDS encoding phage tail assembly protein, translating into MAETTENIPEQLIITLRKPVTLGDITYTELRLREPTVGEMIELGADEGWKADAKAIALISGVPEPAVRNLGVRDGKRAAEYLGRFFADAPSTGADA; encoded by the coding sequence GTGGCCGAGACGACCGAGAATATCCCGGAACAGCTGATCATCACGCTGCGTAAGCCGGTAACGCTGGGCGATATCACCTATACCGAGCTGCGCCTGCGCGAGCCCACGGTGGGCGAAATGATCGAGCTTGGCGCGGATGAGGGCTGGAAAGCCGACGCGAAGGCGATTGCCTTGATTTCCGGGGTTCCCGAACCGGCGGTCCGCAATCTGGGCGTGCGCGATGGCAAGCGCGCGGCGGAGTACCTGGGGCGTTTTTTCGCCGACGCCCCCTCGACTGGCGCCGACGCCTGA
- a CDS encoding transglycosylase SLT domain-containing protein → MSDEAKIGVAIEAENRTDPGSKAAEKRLSQVTKNAAKQSKRLSDEIRRNNRQAANDDEAIVNRRKRSLFSYAKAAHQAFSQMEQSAARTLGTRSVSGGLGGILSQGGNALGIFRSAMTGAATEAGGFELALGGVAGGVGMVAGALVAGTIASQKFGASWADNTAKISRFAKIWGVNAQTLQAFEAGAQRSGAEKGAGSQAIAGIEQSLNGALYGSNPGGYDVMRRLGLAIPRKKDGSLDLNEKFLGRLADAISKRNPEGQRRIANELGIPLEVLPFLTQGGKALQADLAKSQRFSNVQSAASLADAERIQSKNATLGQVVDRNKSVLGHKAATMTEGVLDKEIAAAQIFSDAVGGNFKSSIGILKQAGETFSQAVDTFMLTSNPLLYAAIKGTQGAVHSGTAAGGVLSRTWNQAQKLGSSLYERIEHLGENSRQDQVSSKGAVGVAQIMPSTAQQVARENNIPWDEKRFRNDAAYNRRLGKLYADQLFKRYNGNEVLTVAAYNAGPGRVEAWRHRFGDPNKGQISNEDFAGSIPFKETRNYVGRVADPSKVHVTVEMKGAPPGTKVTARSTGGAVSTAMAN, encoded by the coding sequence ATGTCTGACGAAGCCAAAATCGGCGTTGCCATTGAAGCGGAAAACCGGACTGATCCGGGATCGAAGGCTGCCGAAAAGCGCCTTTCTCAGGTCACGAAAAATGCCGCCAAGCAGTCCAAGCGGCTTTCCGACGAGATCCGCCGCAACAATCGTCAGGCGGCCAATGACGATGAAGCGATCGTCAATCGCCGCAAGCGTTCGCTCTTCTCCTATGCCAAGGCCGCCCATCAGGCCTTTTCGCAAATGGAGCAATCCGCCGCGCGAACGCTCGGCACGCGGTCGGTTTCGGGTGGCCTTGGCGGCATCCTCAGCCAGGGCGGCAATGCTCTGGGCATATTCAGGAGCGCAATGACCGGTGCAGCAACTGAAGCCGGCGGCTTCGAGCTGGCGCTGGGCGGTGTGGCCGGCGGCGTGGGGATGGTTGCCGGCGCTTTGGTGGCGGGCACGATCGCCAGTCAAAAGTTTGGGGCGAGCTGGGCTGATAATACTGCCAAGATCAGCCGCTTTGCAAAGATCTGGGGCGTCAACGCGCAGACCCTTCAGGCCTTTGAGGCCGGAGCGCAGCGGTCCGGCGCGGAAAAGGGCGCAGGCAGCCAGGCGATCGCCGGGATCGAGCAATCTTTGAACGGCGCGCTTTATGGCAGCAATCCGGGCGGATATGACGTCATGCGGCGGCTAGGTCTTGCCATCCCGCGCAAAAAGGACGGCAGCCTCGATCTCAACGAGAAATTCCTTGGCCGGTTGGCCGATGCCATTTCAAAGCGGAACCCTGAAGGCCAGCGGCGCATTGCCAATGAGCTGGGTATCCCGCTGGAGGTCCTGCCGTTTCTCACCCAAGGCGGGAAGGCATTGCAGGCTGACCTGGCCAAAAGCCAGCGGTTTTCGAACGTCCAGTCGGCTGCGAGCCTTGCCGATGCCGAGAGGATCCAATCGAAGAACGCGACGCTGGGGCAGGTCGTCGACCGGAACAAGAGCGTTCTGGGCCACAAGGCCGCGACGATGACCGAAGGGGTTCTCGATAAGGAAATTGCCGCTGCGCAGATCTTTTCTGATGCGGTCGGAGGGAATTTCAAATCCTCGATCGGGATATTGAAGCAGGCTGGCGAGACATTTTCCCAAGCCGTCGATACGTTCATGCTGACCAGCAACCCGCTCCTTTATGCGGCCATCAAAGGAACCCAAGGAGCGGTGCATTCCGGCACCGCAGCTGGTGGTGTCTTGAGCCGAACCTGGAACCAGGCCCAGAAATTGGGTAGCTCGTTGTACGAGCGTATCGAACATCTTGGCGAAAATTCACGTCAGGACCAGGTGAGCTCGAAGGGAGCGGTTGGCGTGGCGCAGATCATGCCCAGTACAGCCCAGCAGGTCGCACGCGAGAACAATATTCCCTGGGATGAAAAACGTTTTCGCAACGATGCGGCCTATAACCGCCGCCTAGGTAAGCTCTACGCTGATCAGCTCTTCAAGCGGTACAATGGCAACGAGGTCTTGACCGTAGCGGCCTATAATGCCGGGCCTGGCCGCGTCGAGGCATGGCGCCACAGGTTTGGCGACCCCAACAAAGGCCAGATCAGCAACGAAGATTTTGCGGGCAGCATCCCGTTCAAGGAAACCCGCAATTATGTCGGCCGGGTGGCGGATCCATCGAAGGTCCACGTCACCGTCGAAATGAAGGGCGCCCCGCCGGGGACCAAGGTGACCGCGCGCAGCACCGGCGGCGCGGTCAGTACGGCCATGGCGAATTGA
- a CDS encoding DNA circularization N-terminal domain-containing protein, translating into MALAPAAFRGAKFAVVENQSAGGRRVALHQYPGKEVPWAEDMGREARRFRLHGFVLDGSVKLGGLSVSMQRAALLAACDKPGSGTLDHPTLGKITVALLRWTIGEGLDAANYSEVEIEAVETGQQEFPAVSSTAATNLQKQVGTVQFTRPLTPAGGRLRKALISFAKSTVLALISGKPIGISSLLASATGLLSVAGIRTDLVGRIAGWASRVLWYANDATALYRIAAGLLASDGSTYGRYALGANSGLTATNQSAYADDQTIAGLTSDASVLRQEVKDRAAAASALAASVDLADITDLATAVTDMIDALLDCCADPADAIRILLSLIATTLSGASTSITTLVDLMVCQAAAAALTDAVSRYQPSSTDDAAARIAQIAPVLDGLALQAADAGADDIHAALRDCRAAIVAMLRDAAATAADLRAYAFGQPLPALLIAQQIYGDATRADQLVGQVNPIHPLFFPLAFEALAL; encoded by the coding sequence ATGGCTCTTGCACCCGCTGCGTTTCGCGGCGCGAAATTTGCCGTGGTCGAAAACCAGTCAGCGGGCGGGCGCCGCGTGGCGCTGCACCAGTACCCCGGCAAGGAAGTGCCCTGGGCCGAGGATATGGGGCGCGAAGCGCGCCGCTTTCGCCTGCATGGTTTCGTGCTGGACGGTTCGGTCAAGCTGGGCGGGCTGAGCGTATCCATGCAGCGCGCCGCACTGCTGGCGGCCTGCGACAAGCCCGGATCGGGAACGCTGGATCATCCCACATTGGGAAAGATCACGGTGGCCCTGCTGCGATGGACGATCGGGGAGGGCCTCGATGCCGCGAACTATTCCGAAGTCGAGATCGAGGCAGTCGAGACCGGGCAGCAGGAATTTCCCGCCGTTTCATCGACGGCGGCGACAAACCTGCAAAAGCAGGTGGGCACGGTTCAGTTCACGCGTCCGCTGACCCCAGCGGGAGGCCGCTTGCGCAAGGCGCTGATCAGCTTTGCAAAGTCGACGGTGCTGGCCCTGATTTCCGGCAAGCCTATCGGGATTTCCAGCCTCTTGGCCTCTGCCACCGGACTGCTCAGCGTTGCCGGCATCCGCACCGATCTGGTCGGGCGCATCGCGGGTTGGGCGTCGCGCGTCCTCTGGTATGCCAACGACGCCACGGCGCTCTATCGCATTGCCGCCGGATTGCTGGCGTCAGACGGTTCGACCTATGGTCGCTATGCCTTGGGGGCGAACAGCGGCCTTACCGCCACCAATCAAAGCGCCTATGCCGATGACCAGACGATCGCCGGATTGACGTCGGATGCGTCGGTTCTTCGGCAGGAGGTGAAGGACCGGGCCGCTGCAGCATCGGCGCTGGCGGCTTCGGTCGATCTTGCCGACATCACCGATCTGGCCACGGCCGTCACCGACATGATCGATGCCCTGCTCGACTGCTGCGCCGATCCGGCGGATGCTATCCGAATCCTGCTCAGCCTGATCGCCACCACACTCTCGGGCGCCAGCACCAGCATCACGACCCTGGTCGACCTGATGGTGTGTCAGGCCGCGGCCGCCGCTTTGACCGATGCGGTATCGCGTTATCAGCCCTCGAGCACGGATGACGCCGCCGCTCGCATTGCCCAGATTGCTCCCGTGCTGGATGGCCTTGCCCTGCAGGCGGCGGATGCCGGGGCCGATGATATCCATGCGGCGCTGCGTGATTGCCGGGCCGCGATTGTGGCCATGCTGCGCGATGCCGCTGCAACGGCGGCGGATTTGCGGGCCTATGCCTTTGGGCAGCCGCTGCCTGCGCTGCTGATCGCCCAGCAGATCTATGGCGATGCGACGCGGGCGGATCAGTTGGTGGGGCAGGTCAATCCGATCCACCCGCTGTTCTTCCCGCTTGCCTTTGAGGCCTTGGCATTGTGA
- a CDS encoding phage baseplate assembly protein produces MSDIVVIAKPKAALNELILIANGLEFQGWEEIEVTLRAEGFPPSFRVRASVSGTLAVKEGDPCTVRLGSDTVITGYIDFIRDYGDASNHSFEISGRGKTQDLVDCGAEWPSHQMINGNALTVSKQLAAAYGISVVLAGGSSAGPTIPQWALNYGDTAAAIVQRVARNAGLLAYEDHLGRLVLAGAGTSQASSGIAWGVNVEQWSVERSMDQRFSDYVVTSVTADTQGAVGGSDFTYLRKDPGVPRHRLTYLMTEYMAENPQDFTAKRADWEAARRAGRSNVVTAVVDSWRDDGDALWSPNTLIPVTLPGVKSGQSWIIAEVTYRRDNQHGTTAQITAMPPSAFTPEPITLVPVNTAALNPTNPGNGQ; encoded by the coding sequence GTGAGCGATATCGTCGTCATCGCAAAGCCCAAAGCGGCGCTGAACGAACTGATTCTGATCGCCAATGGCCTTGAGTTTCAGGGGTGGGAGGAGATCGAGGTCACCTTGCGTGCCGAGGGTTTTCCGCCCTCGTTCCGCGTGCGCGCCAGCGTGAGCGGGACCCTTGCCGTCAAGGAGGGCGATCCTTGCACCGTTCGGCTGGGATCGGACACCGTGATCACCGGCTATATCGACTTCATCCGCGATTATGGCGACGCCTCGAACCATTCGTTCGAGATCTCGGGGCGCGGCAAAACGCAGGATCTGGTCGATTGCGGCGCGGAATGGCCGTCGCACCAGATGATCAACGGCAATGCGCTCACGGTATCGAAGCAACTGGCGGCGGCATACGGGATCAGTGTCGTGCTGGCGGGCGGATCCTCGGCAGGCCCGACCATCCCGCAATGGGCGCTCAATTATGGCGATACCGCTGCTGCAATTGTCCAGCGAGTGGCCCGAAATGCGGGACTTCTGGCGTATGAGGATCACCTGGGGAGACTTGTTCTGGCCGGCGCCGGGACAAGTCAGGCCTCCAGCGGGATCGCATGGGGCGTCAATGTCGAACAATGGTCCGTGGAACGCAGCATGGATCAGCGGTTTTCCGACTATGTCGTTACCAGCGTGACCGCCGATACACAGGGGGCGGTCGGGGGAAGCGATTTCACATATCTGAGGAAAGACCCGGGCGTTCCCCGTCACCGGCTCACCTATCTGATGACCGAATATATGGCCGAAAATCCTCAGGATTTTACGGCCAAGCGGGCCGATTGGGAGGCAGCGCGGCGGGCCGGGAGGTCCAATGTGGTGACTGCTGTGGTCGACAGCTGGCGCGACGACGGCGATGCGCTCTGGTCGCCTAACACACTTATCCCCGTGACCTTGCCGGGCGTAAAATCAGGCCAAAGCTGGATTATTGCCGAGGTCACGTATCGCCGCGACAATCAGCACGGAACAACCGCCCAGATCACCGCCATGCCGCCCAGTGCCTTCACGCCGGAGCCAATCACGCTGGTTCCGGTCAATACGGCGGCGCTCAACCCAACCAATCCGGGGAATGGCCAATGA
- a CDS encoding phage baseplate assembly protein domain-containing protein encodes MMRGFENIAGIGSVSGADDTGEVQKLQVTEKAAGSGFMARVLDKVSRLFAFGFTSVPPLGSEVLMLRLGGDRNCSIAISTDHRASRPKGLQPGDSAMYDVRGIIIKMTSDGLEISAAGLPIVIHNASKLTLDVPEVECTGTLKAAGEITALTGANEVALGALRDTYNGHDHGGIVRGSARSDKPVPLA; translated from the coding sequence ATGATGCGCGGTTTTGAGAACATCGCTGGCATCGGATCGGTGAGCGGCGCGGACGATACCGGCGAAGTGCAGAAGCTGCAGGTGACCGAGAAGGCCGCGGGATCCGGGTTCATGGCCCGCGTCCTGGACAAGGTTTCTCGGCTCTTCGCCTTTGGCTTTACAAGTGTGCCGCCGCTCGGTTCCGAAGTGCTGATGTTGCGCCTTGGTGGGGATCGCAATTGCTCGATCGCGATATCGACCGATCACCGGGCATCGCGGCCCAAAGGGCTGCAGCCCGGCGACAGCGCCATGTACGACGTGCGCGGCATCATTATCAAAATGACGTCCGACGGATTGGAGATCAGCGCGGCGGGCCTGCCGATCGTCATCCATAATGCCAGCAAGCTCACGCTCGATGTTCCGGAAGTCGAGTGCACCGGAACCTTAAAGGCTGCCGGCGAAATCACTGCTTTGACGGGTGCCAATGAAGTTGCGTTGGGCGCGCTTCGCGATACCTATAACGGCCACGACCACGGCGGCATCGTGCGTGGGAGCGCCAGAAGTGACAAACCGGTGCCTCTTGCATGA
- a CDS encoding phage GP46 family protein — translation MTDIITGWNNATGEADWVFQPVMPRIWTDETNAPIVDENGLLVGAVVDDTNTLEFINDLTTSVLISLFTDAPAGDDDVLPDGTTLRRGWWADATLGSKLWLLERSKALPSVAQQVGQYAASALGWLIADQIAIEVDAAAQWLSPTMLALTITITRGSARPISIRFANLWDFL, via the coding sequence ATGACCGATATCATCACGGGGTGGAACAATGCCACGGGCGAGGCCGATTGGGTTTTCCAGCCTGTCATGCCGCGCATTTGGACCGATGAAACCAACGCGCCGATCGTCGATGAAAATGGCCTGCTGGTCGGGGCCGTTGTCGATGACACCAATACGCTGGAATTCATCAACGATCTGACGACCTCGGTCCTGATCAGCCTCTTTACGGATGCACCGGCCGGGGATGACGACGTTCTGCCGGACGGCACGACCTTGCGCCGCGGCTGGTGGGCCGATGCTACGCTCGGATCCAAACTTTGGCTGCTTGAACGGTCCAAGGCGCTGCCTTCTGTGGCGCAGCAGGTGGGGCAATATGCCGCGTCTGCGCTTGGGTGGCTGATCGCGGATCAGATCGCGATCGAGGTTGATGCTGCGGCGCAATGGCTCAGTCCGACCATGCTGGCGCTGACGATCACCATCACGCGCGGATCGGCGCGACCGATCTCGATCCGCTTCGCCAATCTCTGGGATTTCCTCTGA
- a CDS encoding baseplate J/gp47 family protein: MPQARPTLSTLRDQVQSDIDADLPGLDTLLRYANLRALGAAAAGLADGLYGYLDYAARQTVPFTARDEFLAGWGALKGVYIKPATKSGAGQTSFSVNGPATIPAGTELTRGDGTSFVTTADAASVGAIITVNTQAAVAGAAGNTDVGAAMFLASGITNVNLEGTVTTALTGGADIENEDEFLARVLSAYQATPAGGSPSDYENWALEVPGVTRAWCVPRGYGVGTVVVLFMMDDVRSAEGGFPQGTSGLAASDNRDVTATGDQLVLANYLATLQPADPRVYAMAPIANSVNFTIAGLGGSPSTSTQSAISAALAAALTTYGVVNGTTHFDKINAALASVSAASGAVITGMTCTAGSIAPGPIGNVVSNTFALPELGTVSYV, from the coding sequence ATGCCTCAAGCGCGGCCAACCTTATCGACCCTGCGCGATCAGGTGCAGAGCGACATCGATGCCGATCTGCCCGGCCTGGACACGCTGCTGCGCTATGCCAATTTGCGGGCATTGGGCGCCGCGGCGGCCGGGCTGGCCGACGGCCTCTACGGCTATCTCGATTACGCTGCCCGACAGACTGTTCCCTTCACGGCCCGCGATGAATTTCTGGCCGGTTGGGGGGCGCTCAAGGGCGTGTATATCAAACCCGCCACCAAGAGCGGCGCAGGACAGACGTCCTTTTCGGTGAACGGTCCGGCGACCATTCCGGCAGGCACGGAATTGACGCGTGGCGACGGCACCAGCTTTGTCACCACGGCCGATGCCGCATCGGTGGGGGCAATCATCACGGTGAATACACAGGCGGCTGTAGCGGGCGCGGCAGGCAATACCGATGTGGGCGCCGCGATGTTTCTTGCCTCCGGCATCACCAATGTGAATCTCGAGGGGACGGTCACAACGGCGCTGACCGGCGGAGCCGATATCGAGAACGAGGATGAATTCCTGGCGCGCGTCCTGAGCGCTTATCAGGCCACGCCCGCAGGCGGTTCGCCCAGCGACTATGAAAACTGGGCGCTCGAGGTGCCGGGGGTGACCCGCGCCTGGTGTGTGCCGCGCGGCTATGGTGTGGGGACCGTCGTCGTCCTGTTCATGATGGATGATGTCCGTTCGGCCGAAGGGGGATTTCCCCAAGGTACATCGGGGCTTGCCGCATCTGACAATCGCGATGTCACGGCAACCGGGGACCAGCTCGTCCTGGCGAACTATCTGGCCACGCTTCAGCCCGCCGACCCGCGCGTTTATGCCATGGCCCCCATTGCCAATTCCGTGAACTTCACGATCGCCGGTCTGGGGGGCTCGCCCTCAACGTCAACGCAAAGCGCAATCAGCGCCGCGCTGGCCGCTGCCCTGACCACGTATGGGGTGGTCAACGGCACCACCCATTTTGACAAGATCAATGCCGCCCTTGCTTCGGTGTCCGCCGCATCAGGGGCAGTGATTACGGGCATGACCTGCACGGCGGGCAGCATTGCGCCCGGCCCGATCGGCAACGTCGTCTCGAACACATTCGCCCTGCCTGAACTGGGCACTGTGAGCTATGTGTAA
- a CDS encoding putative phage tail protein, whose protein sequence is MGRTADDYAGALARLMPQGRAWRFNPGSRQAQLLLALARGFARIDSEVDTLLSAYLPGDNPSLLAEWEATLGLDPASLTVEQRQARIRARFVVGSGPSLPFITAVAQQLGFGISITRYAPARAGVLTAGAAVYGEAWCPVIGITVEADSGVNDPADLIATLQPYSAHILFILLS, encoded by the coding sequence ATGGGCCGCACCGCAGACGATTATGCCGGCGCTCTCGCGCGGCTGATGCCGCAGGGAAGGGCATGGCGCTTTAATCCCGGATCAAGGCAGGCTCAGCTGCTGCTGGCCCTCGCGCGAGGGTTCGCCCGCATAGACAGCGAGGTCGATACCTTGCTGTCGGCTTATTTGCCGGGCGATAATCCCAGTCTTCTGGCGGAATGGGAGGCAACCCTTGGTCTGGATCCGGCAAGCCTGACCGTTGAGCAGCGACAGGCAAGGATCCGCGCGCGCTTTGTTGTCGGCAGCGGGCCCAGTCTGCCTTTTATAACCGCGGTTGCCCAACAGCTGGGGTTTGGGATTTCGATCACACGTTACGCGCCTGCGCGCGCTGGTGTGCTGACCGCAGGCGCCGCCGTTTACGGCGAGGCCTGGTGTCCGGTCATCGGCATTACGGTTGAGGCTGACTCCGGCGTCAATGACCCGGCCGACCTGATCGCGACCCTTCAGCCCTATTCGGCGCACATCCTCTTTATCCTCCTGTCCTGA